The Nomia melanderi isolate GNS246 chromosome 7, iyNomMela1, whole genome shotgun sequence genome includes a window with the following:
- the HLH54F gene encoding basic helix-loop-helix domain-containing transcription factor HLH54F → MPRKRRVSTPSFDAEENEFVSEEKYSKDDLDSRAPRNAANARERARMRVLSKAFCRLKTTLPWVPADTKLSKLDTLRLAATYIAHLRAVLRDDGDAHSETTRSLSLALSWPFALQGSSASMLMNNSCNVSSSTTPSSNQYRGQQGTHEIQNFHHPGHQNMSTRHNHEPQLSYF, encoded by the exons ATGCCACGAAAGCGACGTGTCTCGACACCATCGTTCGACGCTGAAGAAAATGAGTTTGTCTCCGAAGAGAAGTACAGCAAGGATGACTTGGATAGCCGTGCACCTAGGAACGCCGCGAATGCGAGGGAACGTGCTCGGATGAGAGTCCTGAGCAAAGCGTTTTGCAGATTAAAGACTACTTTACCATGGGTACCAGCAGATACAAAGCTCAGCAAATTGGATACCCTTCGTCTCGCTGCAACTTACATTGCTCACCTTCGAGCTGTTCTCAGGGATGACGGGGATGCACATTCGGAAACTACGAGGTCTTTGTCACTCGCGCTG TCGTGGCCATTCGCTCTTCAAGGCAGTAGCGCTTCGATGTTGATGAACAACAGTTGCAACGTGTCATCCTCGACAACACCAAGTTCTAATCAGTACCGTGGTCAGCAGGGAACACACGAGATCCAGAATTTCCATCATCCTGGACATCAGAACATGTCGACACGTCACAATCACGAGCCGCAACTCTCCTATTTCTAA